The Malus domestica chromosome 10, GDT2T_hap1 genome contains a region encoding:
- the LOC114827805 gene encoding transcription factor ILR3-like has product MGSPPQNPNWVLDYGVIDDILVPGGELPSLDPPGFSWPDHSFAGPTAPSVEFDDSFGNPDGMKETGLRKRARTGSCNVSGSKACREKMRRDRLNDRFVELSSILEPGRPPKTDKVAILGDAAQMVTQLRGEAQQLKESSANLQETINELKAEKNELRDEKQRLKAEKENIERQIKALGTQPSFLPHPAAIPTPFSAPGQVVGGKMMPFVGYPGMSMWQFMPPAAVDTSQDHVLRPPVA; this is encoded by the exons ATGGGTTCGCCGCCGCAAAATCCCAACTGGGTCCTCGATTATGGTGTGATTGACGACATTCTTGTACCTGGTGGTGAACTTCCCTCTCTGGACCCGCCCGGTTTCTCTTGGCCGGATCATTCATTTGCCGGTCCCACCGCCCCCAG CGTGGAATTTGATGACTCGTTTGGAAATCCAGATGGCATGAAGGAAACTGGGTTGCGGAAACG GGCGAGGACTGGATCATGCAATGTGTCTGGTTCTAAAGCATGTAGAGAGAAAATGCGGCGGGATAGACTGAATGACAG GTTCGTGGAATTGAGTTCTATCCTTGAACCTGGAAGGCCACCCAAAACTGACAAGGTTGCAATACTGGGTGATGCTGCTCAAATGGTAACTCAGTTACGCGGGGAAGCCCAACAACTAAAAGAGTCAAGTGCGAATCTGCAGGAGACGATAAATGAATTGAAG GCCGAGAAAAATGAACTTCGTGATGAGAAGCAGAGGCTCAAAGCAGAGAAAGAAAACATTGAGCGGCAAATTAAAGCGTTGGGCACTCAACCAAGCTTCTTGCCTCACCCTGCTGCAATTCCAACTCCGTTTTCTGCCCCGGGCCAAGTTGTTGGCGGGAAAATGATGCCCTTCGTCGGATACCCTGGAATGTCCATGTGGCAGTTCATGCCACCGGCTGCCGTTGATACCTCACAGGACCATGTTCTCCGCCCTCCTGTTGCTTGA